AAGTTGTTttagtttttgaaaaaaaaattgttggcaTATCAGTTTTTACAACTAAGTAACTTATTTCTTCTCTAGCTGTTATCGTGTCATTGATCAAAGAAAATGTAAGAGAATGCAAatcaaactttaattttatcccAATAAACCAATGACatcatatgtacatttaaatcaaTAGACATTAAGAAAACAGCTGATCTGTGGGGTATTTCTGTAAAGGTGATAAATTCAATTATCGATGGGATTGCGccttatcttgcaataatatttaatagttgtgTTCAACGTGGTATAATTCCTAACCTGATGAAACATAGTAAACTTATtccattccatatttaaatcggATAGTTtttcagaccccaacaactataggccaacCTCAATACTACCTACcctcagcaaaatatttgaaaaaaatattctaaatcaattattagcataCTTCAACAGACATAATCTGCtgcatagaaaacaatttggatttacgaggggtcgctcgacaactgacacAGGTATCGAGCTTATAAGGAAAATCTATGAAGCCTGAGAGAGGTAACAGGATGCCTTAGAAAAtttctgcgacttatccaaaTGAGCcttgattgtgttcaacatgaaactctggtcaggaaactTTATCACTATGGAATTAAAGAATGTGCGctcgaccttctgacttcttatcgtaacaatagaattcagagggttgatcaTAAAGGAAAaaggtctcctggggtctcAGTTGATATGGGGGttcaattcttggaccttttctattcctcatatacataaaagaCTTGCCCTTTCTAGTTGTGAACAAACATGATCTAGTAttatttgctgatgatacctctttagttttgaaaattaatagaaaGCAGGTATAGTATGACGATATAAACAATGCTATCTCCGATATAGTACACTGgcttagcgtaaataatcttaggctaaataataaaaaaaaatcaaaaagtgTAAAATTTAGTACACCAAATGTGCAACATGttgatgtacttatcaatgtGGAATCCATGGTTCCAGTTGAATCagctgaatttcttggccttactgttGATGCTAAGTTGCAATGGGTACatggaatatgtatatattaacagATATCATGTGGCCTCAGCCTGTGACTTATGATGAAACCAGTGCAGAAAggattcttttaatattttatcgactTTCCTTCAATTTCCAATATATGTTTATGGGCCAAATGAGCAATTTAACAATTaccatttattgatattaaatgctTCCTCTTACTGCAATTAATAACGagcaaaaatacatatttattggtAGCACTGTTTTATGTTGCAGTCAACACATTGTCAACATATATGCAGGCACgcttaaaaacttaataaagctACCTACTAATAGCCACAAGGTAGTTTGTAACTTGAACGGGAGGAGATCCCACGTTTTTGCTTACTTCTACGGTCGATCGGGTAGTTTAGTATATTCatctggaaaaaatatatttacctaatattTTACTGTGTTATTACCTATGTTATTAGTaaattttgtgtatttaatatggCTTCCAAATAAATCATTCCAAGTTCAGGAGAAGTcagaatttaatcaattttgccatcgatatttaatgaaaataatagatAGTGTCGGGACTGGTGAGTTTGGTTATGAAaacgacaaataaataaaataataataaaattaaaaaaaacaacataataaagtgttcatttaaaaaaaaatacttataaaataagttttaacgtCATATGAAAAATTAACTGACTGATGTGAAATTTTGACTTCTTTACTTTACTAAACTAAATCCAGCGAACTTTACCAGTTATTGCATATTATGTGGAACATCTGATATTTTACGTTGGTAAAGggaacattaatattatatcctcTCAACTCGCACGCGCTTATTGGTCGATTGAAATAAAGCGCCCTTACCTGacttcctgttacacacttccgtttCTTTTGACGAAATCACTCCCACAGATCGCAGAAAAGCAAGAGTAATGATGTTACTCATCGACATATAGGTATAGACACTTCGAGAGCTTCTATTGAAGTTTTATGATTTTGCACTTTAACCCTTATACATAGGATccgtctaaatataaattatcattgtgCATATTCCAAAAAATTGCTAAATTACAAAGACAAACTACAGTGACTGACAATTGTATAAGGGAAATTACTCCGTAAAGCCTAAGGTCGTAAAATGAGTAAATCCGGCATTGCTTACAAGGccttagtataaaacaaaatcgcttactgtctgtccctgtatatgcttagatctttaaattacacaacggattttgatgcggtttttaatAGGTAAATTGAATCAAgagaaacttttatatatttaaaacatgcacaatatattagaaaaacactaataattttagagatttctaaagtaatgtcttaaataaacacatttttttcgcttacgttgcaaatgctggctgaaccttacgagatagatcaaaataatgctctacagtattgtacaccttataaaggtcttcaaaaaagacATCGATGGTATTTCAGGTATTTGTCTATCCCTCAGGAATAACCcacataaacttttttttcctttaatttttacgaaaaataatggcttattttcgaagcgattttaagcaatacagcattaatccgtATCCAATTTagtaaaacgcagggacataggaGTTTGTGTTGtataatgactgaaaaactgtgaacgttgtaagacattctgtggtatagttagtatcagcattgcatccgtgcgaagtcTGGGCGTTtcgctagtttaatataaaatataaagccaATCCGAAGAAATAATTCTTAACATAATTGGGCACACTGCTTTATATTGGTAAATTAAAGATTGGTGacatctatagcctattccagttgatgtaggaataaagataatcaAACCTTAGagttacgtatttcatgcgatttgctaataactctgctatattgtgccctactaagagtttatgattaatatatatttatttataatataacactattacacttaacttcTTCTGATAACAGTGTTGTTGAcgttcaaaatgccatttttcgcaaatccttagtgaatatcatagattaatcaagctctcgaatAATGATATCGCATTAATTTGCtatcaaatgttgttaatttggcTTTTcttctcttatggttggaatagagtataggttACTATTATAGTTACTACCTACATGACATCTGAGGACTATATGACATATTCATGTGTTTTACGTATAGTACTACGTAAAACAtaatgcattttaaataaattggacATTCTTGGATCTAAGTATACCTGCTATTTTCGATTCAGACCCATatgttataattcaaataaccGCTGCTtcgaatttacattttttaacaaattaataaataattttattctgtatAGATAGGAGAATGAAACAAGAATATGAtgtggatttttatttatttatataaaattaaaagcaacCAATTACAGCGTATGTCGTATTTCTTTACCTTTAAACTATATCTTATCatttaagttattgtttattaaaatccaATAAGATCCCCAAAAAACAAGTAGCAGGGGGATTAATACAATCATTCGAAATCCAATTGCATGTATACAAGAAGGCAAGGTCTGTGACATGCCCATGTCTTccaacttaatatttaaatggcatattttatttcaatgatagGCCATGACTGCAAACTCTTAAAGCAGATCTAGAACATTCATTATTATAGTCCATAAGCTCGGCCAAAGCTGCATATCAGTTACTTGTGAGCATAAAGATACATAATGATATAACTACCTTAAGGTAAGAAACACAATCATAGCTCCCATATGCAGGAAGCTAGTTGAAGCTATTGTAATGATTCAAAGTATTAagagtaatattttatcaacacaCATTATCTTATGACTAAATGATTAGTTTTGCATGGACGACTGGTGCTGTATTATATGCATGTCCTTACTATAACTTTATGATAAAGATAACCATTCCAGTAACAATATTTACTATGATATatagcaattttattaaaataataagtgtatTACAAAATGCTGAGTAacttattatttgtaaacatgatattatttaccattaactacttatatctatcaatataaaattcaaatatatacagaaatatttaatgattgtgttataaaaaaacaactgttaACTTTGTTCATTTACTAACTTAAAACAAAAcagttacatatattaaatgaaaaagaatttcattcgaaatttcattttaaattttgatagcaattttttatctttaaatgcTTGAAAATGTAACATGGTTTATAGTAAcactaatttaaattcattactttttaataatccaATAATAAGGACTACAGAGTGTCAGTTACAATCATAATgacagattattataaaaacatagataaaataacaaatgtttattacatTTCACTTTAGCATAAAacaaacctttaaaatattatcaaaactgtattcaaaatgtattttaagcaAATCTGGTTAATTTTGTATACTTcagtataagtattattttagtactgtgtatattgatttatagtgaaactgttatttttaatgatgatatactaagaaatttttaaaacatacctAACTTCCATCCAATAATAATTCTGttctttatcaaatatttttgatataacttcataaaactataaaacaaaataaaacggtAAACACAATTTTGAATTCAAAAGATCTTTATATGTACTTGAAGTAGTTTTAACACAAATAGTTCCTACAACATAATTTTCAGTAaagtgtgtttattattttgctcCATtcaatgttacaaatataaactttatcttTTACTAATCTATTCTCATctgatatacaattttttttataaattattacttacaaCAAAATCAATATGAATCAATTTTTAATTCTCTGTCACTACCATTTTTAGGAAAATATtatcacaattaatttaattttggttatcattttaataatgactacagatgcataattttattaattatatttttaattatatttactgtttAGATTATACTAAACGGATTCAGTTGTacttcaataaaacaataagaacTGTCATGATCAATTTGAAAATGTGACAAAagcaaatttgtttttaaatttataatgctaCATTACACAACTGcacatgtattttatataaattgccaaaataaaagtgaaagatTGATCACAcctatacattttttacatataaaatatcagagtaactattacttataaattaaaattatactctaatgtaataaattttatataaaataaggagACACTAGTATATAGCTAATGTTGAAAAGTAGTATGGAACCTAGCAAGCACAGTTATCTCCGTCCCTGTTGCGACCATTATCATTAGCATTCAGCTTGATTTGATCAGGGAACTCATTGTACAGCTCTGCTTCTGTTTCTTGCGCCAACGCATTGCGTGCTATTGTTTGAAACGCAAGCTCAACATTCACAGCTTCTTTGGCACTTGTTTCGAAATAAGGGATGTCATTTTTACTTTGACACCATTGCTGGGCTCGTTTGGCAGATACAGCACGATTATCCAAATCAACTTTATTACCTAGTATAACGAATGGAAAGTTTTCCGGATCGCGTGGAGATGCTTGTATCAAAAATTCGTCTCTCCAACTCTCCAAGGACTTAAACGTGTTGGGGGCAGTTACGTCAAAAACTAAGACGCAACAATCCGCCCCACGATAAAACGCAACCCCTAGTGATTGGAATCGCTCCTGCCCCGCTGTGTCCCAGATCTGCATTGTGACGATACGGTCGTCGACAATTACCTCTTTCGTGAGAAAATCAGCGCCTATTGTTGCCTTGTACTGGTTGGAaaattttttattgacaaaCTGATTCATCAATGAAGTTTTACCAACGCCACTGTCGCCCAGGATGATAACTTTTAAAAGAACCTTTTTCCTTGAAGACATTTTGCACGAAAATTTACACAATTagtacgaaaaataaaaataatagtcacTCTTTGTCTGTAGGTACTTTTTGACATAAAACGAAATTGATAAATGCGTCACCTGTTTGCAATGTTACCATTGGTAAAATAACGTAATCCTGTTATACATGCTCCAATAAGGATCTTTTAGACTAAAGTCCGAAGTCCAAATCGatcattctatttatttttaagatatatttagatttcaatTAATTAGTTTAACCACCAACTAAAACCATTACTGAACAGTATATTTTTAAGctcctaatttaaaattactatttgtatttaattgtaattcgaattattcaaacaaacattttaccTCCACacttaaattttcatttcgtttaaaaaacgcttgaaacaataattatactattgaATGAAatcaatatgttattttaaacaatttatacgaaataacgataagtttcataaataatgtatcTTACCTTatcataacttatataaaatcatattattaattgatagcaataaaattcaaataaatgataacattgTTTACataggttttaataaatattttcataaagatCGGATTTtgtgaaaatagttttatactgaaatagaaaaaaaatattacagatgtTGTTAATTGTTAGTTGTagtctattattttttgtatctgtaACCTGCGCTGATTTCCACAGATTTCCGTGTTTCATGAAGTACAGAATTGCttcaatttatgtatttaatttataacaaatattttagtctctattaaaataataaaatgagacTCGATTAAATTATGACctccataaattaaaaaacttaaataatattcgtcGTAAAGCATAGCCAAGAACTAAGGTAAGATTGATCTGAATCATGTTAACACTTTCCGTTATCGAAATTATAACTTTGTTGCAACTTTCTTAAATTAACAGGATGGAGAACAATTTAAGTCGTAGCGGGAGCCGCTCGAGCTCTGTTTGCGAATTAGAAAAAGATTTAAGTGATATGGAAATTATGAAATCTAGGACGAATCGACGCAACGTAATGGTTCGGTCACAACCAGCACGGAAAGCAAAACGAATCAGGTTTTTTCGAAATggtgataaattttattcaggAGTCATCATTCCAGTCTTGCCAGAGAGATACAGGTAATCGATAACATTTTTCAGTCTTATTTGACAGTTTTTTAAGTCACTTTCACTTTTCTATTAGGATACCTATTTCAGATCTTTTGTGTTGCACACTGTTAAATAAAACGGAACAAGTGAAGCGAGACATTAAGTTTTCCCTTACAAtacttaataatgttaataaaaaaataaatattattaactataaagatttaaacataaaagttttattgaatGAAAGTTGTTGAAAACACTATCaat
This genomic window from Vanessa tameamea isolate UH-Manoa-2023 chromosome 5, ilVanTame1 primary haplotype, whole genome shotgun sequence contains:
- the LOC113392359 gene encoding ras-related protein Rab-7a, translating into MSSRKKVLLKVIILGDSGVGKTSLMNQFVNKKFSNQYKATIGADFLTKEVIVDDRIVTMQIWDTAGQERFQSLGVAFYRGADCCVLVFDVTAPNTFKSLESWRDEFLIQASPRDPENFPFVILGNKVDLDNRAVSAKRAQQWCQSKNDIPYFETSAKEAVNVELAFQTIARNALAQETEAELYNEFPDQIKLNANDNGRNRDGDNCAC